The genomic DNA ATTGAAGCCGAGTGCCGCGCGGCGTGCGACCGCGCCGCCGATGCGCCCGAGCCCGACAATGCCGAGCGTCTTGCCATGCACGTCGACGCCGAACTGCTCGGGCCCGACGCCTTGCGACCACTTGCCGGCGCCGACCCAGCCGGCGAGTTCGACGACGCGGCGCGCGGCCGCGAGCATCAGCGCGAACACGGTGTCAGCCGTCGATTCGGTCAGTACGTCAGGCGTGTGCGTCAGCACGATGCCGCGCCGTGTGAGGTCGGCAACATCGAAGGCGTCGTAGCCGACGGAAATTGTCGATAACGCCTTCAGGCGCGACGCGCCGTCGATCATCGCGGGCGTGATCTGCACCGTCGAGCCGATTGCGCCGTCCGCGTCCTTGAGCGCGGCGACGAACGCATCGTGCTTCGATGCATCGACTTCGATCACCTCGGCCTGCTCGCGCAGCCAGGCGAACACATCTTCGGGCAACGGCTTGTAGACGACGATCCTGCTTTTCATCGATGAATTCCTGACAGTGGGATGACGAGCCGGGCGGTCATCGACCCCGCTCAAAAACACATAAGGATGCCGCAGGCGAGCTCATCGCGCCATGCACGCGGGCGACAACGGTATACGAATACGAACCGGCGAACGCGGACGCACCGGCCGGCATCGGCTCACGCCGGTCAGCCTTCTGCGAGGCACATCTCGAGAAACCGCCCGACGAGCCGCGACGGCGCGCTCGCATGCGGCACGAGAATCGACAGGCGGCGCGTCAGTTGCGGCGAAAACGAACAGCGGCACAGCGCATCGTCCTCATGACGCATCGACATCGCGGAGACGAAGCCAATGCCCATTTCCGCGCGCACCGCTTCCTTCACGCCTTCGACGCTCGCGATTTCGAGCACCACGCGCACCGGCAACCCGGCGTCGGCAAACGCGCGCTCGACCAGTTGCCGCACGCCGGAGCCCTCCTCGCGTAAAACCAGCGGCTCGGCACTCAGCCGCGCGAGCGACACGCCCTGCTCGCAGTGATTCGCCGCGAGCGGATGCGTGCGCGGCATGATCGCGACGATCTCGTCCTCGCGCCACGGATGGACCGCCGTATCGGGCGGCAGATCCGGCCCGACAACGCCTTCGATCAGCGCAATATCGAGCGCCCCCAACCCGCCGACGATGTCCGACGTGTTGCCGCCCGCGGTATGCAGCGTCACATCGGGATAGCGCCGCCGGAACGCGGCGATCAGATAGGGCAACAGGTAGCTCGCGGGCGTGGTGCTTGCGCCGATGCGCAGCGTGCCGCGCTCCATGCCGCGCAGCGCGTCGCGGTACGCATGCGCCTGGCGCCAGGTGTCGCGCAAACGCGCCGCATAGCTCGCGAGCTGCTCGCCGGCAGGCGTCAGACGCACGCCGCGCCCGTCGCGCAAATACAGCGGCTCGCCGAATTCGTCCTGCAACTGACGCAACTGGCCCGACACCGCCGGCTGCGATAGATGGAGCGCCACCGACGCGCGGCTGATGTTGCGGTGCTCGGCGACCGCGGCAAACGTTATAAGCTGATCGGGGGTCATGGGGAATGAAATATCGGCTGTGTCAATATATTACGTCACAAATCACGATTTCTCATATCGATATATTCAATTTAGGATTGGGCCGTGGCTGAAACGCTCAGCACCTACTTATCGAGCCCAATCCATCATGTCCACTGTCAATCTTCACGCCGCTCCGGCCGCCGCGCCCTCCACGCGCGGACAGTTGAACGGCATCCTGTTCGTCGCCCTTTTCGCCGCCGCCGTGACGAGCGTCGCATCGCTGCCAGCCATCGCCGGGCTGGGCCTGAGTCCGCTGATCGTCGGCATCGTCGCCGGTGCGATCTACGGCAACGTATTGCGCGACGGCATGCCCGCGAGTTGGGCGGACGGCGTCAATTTCTCGGCGCGCAAACTGCTGCGCATCGCGGTGGCGTTCTTCGGGCTGCGTGTGAGTCTGCAGGAGATCGCGCAAGTCGGCCTGCCCGGACTCGCGGAATCGGTGCTGATCGTCGTCAGCACGCTCGCGCTCGGCACGTGGGCCGGCATGAAGCTGATGAAGCTCGATCGCGACACCGCGCTGCTCACGGCGGCCGGCAGCGCGATCTGCGGCGCGGCGGCGGTGCTCGCATTCGAATCGACGCTCCAGTCAAAGCCGCACAAAAGCGCGATGGCGGTCGGCAGCGTCGTGCTGTTCGGCACGCTGTCGATGTTCCTCTACCCGGCGCTCGTGCGTGCCGGTTGGCTGCATCTCGATACGGTCGGCGCGGGCCTCTTTTTCGGCGGCACGATTCACGAGGTCGCGCAGGTAGTCGGCGCGGCGAGCAATGTGGGCCCCGAAGCGACGCATATCGCGACCATCGTCAAGATGACGCGCGTCATGCTGCTCGTGCCGGTGCTGCTCGCGGTCGGTGTGTGGATCAACCGGCCGGCGCGTAAAGATTCGACCAGCAACGCAGCCAGAAACGCGACTAAAGGCGTAACACAGGATCACGCGGCCGGCAGCGCGCATCGTCACGCGCCGCGCAAGCTCGCGGTGCCGTGGTTCGCGCTCGGCTTCCTGCTGTGCGTCGGCCTCAACTCCGTGCACGTGCTGCCGGACACGGCGACGCATACGCTGAACCTGCTCGACACCTTCGCGCTGACGATGGCAATGACCGCGCTGGGCATGGAAACGCGGATCGCGCAGATTCGTGAAGCCGGTCCGCGCGCACTGATGACAGGCCTCATTCTTTACGTGTGGTTATTCGCTGGAGGACTCGGCATCACATGGGCGGTACAGCGTCTGTTCGGCTAAACGCGCCGAGCCGGTTATGTCATCAAGCCTCGCCTCGCGCGAGGCTTTTGGCGTTCCAGCGCAGCGATGCGCGGCAAAGCGCGCGGCAGGACGAACGGCAAGCCTCGCCCCGACGCCCAGGTCCGCAACATGCGTCTCCCTGGCGGCATACTCGATGCTTGCGCGCCGCACCCGCGACACGCAACCCGGGACACCACCGAATGAGGACCGATCGATGACTTACGAGCTTTTTTACTGGGACGGTTTGCAAGGCCGCGGCGAATTCGTGCGGCTCGCACTCGAGGAAGCCGGCGCCGATTACGTCGAAGTGGCGCGCGGCAACGAACAGGACGGACTCGGCACCGGCGCGATGATGGCGGTCATGGGCAGCAAGTCCGAGCCCTATCCGCCGTTTGCGCCGCCATTCCTCAAGGACGGCGACCTGCTGATCTCGCAGACCGCGAACATCCTGTTCTATCTCGGTCCGCGGCACGGCCTCGCGCCCGGCGTCGACAGCCTGCGCTATGTGGTCAACGGCCTGCAGTTGACCATCTCCGACGTCGTCGCCGAAGCACACGACGCGC from Paraburkholderia edwinii includes the following:
- a CDS encoding YeiH family protein codes for the protein MSTVNLHAAPAAAPSTRGQLNGILFVALFAAAVTSVASLPAIAGLGLSPLIVGIVAGAIYGNVLRDGMPASWADGVNFSARKLLRIAVAFFGLRVSLQEIAQVGLPGLAESVLIVVSTLALGTWAGMKLMKLDRDTALLTAAGSAICGAAAVLAFESTLQSKPHKSAMAVGSVVLFGTLSMFLYPALVRAGWLHLDTVGAGLFFGGTIHEVAQVVGAASNVGPEATHIATIVKMTRVMLLVPVLLAVGVWINRPARKDSTSNAARNATKGVTQDHAAGSAHRHAPRKLAVPWFALGFLLCVGLNSVHVLPDTATHTLNLLDTFALTMAMTALGMETRIAQIREAGPRALMTGLILYVWLFAGGLGITWAVQRLFG
- a CDS encoding LysR family transcriptional regulator; its protein translation is MTPDQLITFAAVAEHRNISRASVALHLSQPAVSGQLRQLQDEFGEPLYLRDGRGVRLTPAGEQLASYAARLRDTWRQAHAYRDALRGMERGTLRIGASTTPASYLLPYLIAAFRRRYPDVTLHTAGGNTSDIVGGLGALDIALIEGVVGPDLPPDTAVHPWREDEIVAIMPRTHPLAANHCEQGVSLARLSAEPLVLREEGSGVRQLVERAFADAGLPVRVVLEIASVEGVKEAVRAEMGIGFVSAMSMRHEDDALCRCSFSPQLTRRLSILVPHASAPSRLVGRFLEMCLAEG
- a CDS encoding 2-hydroxyacid dehydrogenase, whose product is MKSRIVVYKPLPEDVFAWLREQAEVIEVDASKHDAFVAALKDADGAIGSTVQITPAMIDGASRLKALSTISVGYDAFDVADLTRRGIVLTHTPDVLTESTADTVFALMLAAARRVVELAGWVGAGKWSQGVGPEQFGVDVHGKTLGIVGLGRIGGAVARRAALGFNMNVLYANRSANPEAERQYGARRVELNALLEQADFVCLQVPLSNETRHLIGAPQLKAMKKTAILINAARGPVVDEAALIDALQAGTILAAGLDVFEQEPIAADSPLLTMRNVVALPHIGSATHETRHAMARCAAENLIGALNGTLARNIVNREVLRG